Proteins encoded within one genomic window of Aerococcus viridans:
- the tyrS gene encoding tyrosine--tRNA ligase produces the protein MNIIEELEWRGAINQQTDEDGLKAYIKDNKISLYCGVDPTGDSLHIGHLIPFMVLKRFQLAGHRPVILIGGATGSIGDPSGKSEERNLQSMEQVEENARKLASQMENLFLKEKDADFRMVNNYDWTKNLTLLDFLRNIGKRFNVNTMIKKDIVASRLETGISFTEFSYQILQSMDFLHLFENEDVRLQIGGADQWGNITSGLELIRKEAGADAEAFGLTIPLMLKSDGTKFGKTAGGAIWLDPEKTSPYEFYQFWLNQNDADVVKYLKYFTFLNKEEIDALEEKVATQPEKREAQRRLAEEMTTFVHGQTGLQDAQTITEALFSGNIQDLSAKQIEQGFGNMPGSTMPKEGNNLAVWLVDAGVEGSRRQSREDINNGAIYINGQRLQDVDYEISAADAIEGKYIVVRRGKKKYFLITIEGA, from the coding sequence ATGAACATTATTGAAGAATTAGAATGGCGCGGTGCCATCAACCAACAAACTGATGAAGACGGCCTAAAAGCCTACATCAAAGACAACAAAATCAGCTTATACTGCGGTGTTGACCCAACTGGTGACTCACTACATATCGGTCACTTAATTCCATTTATGGTCCTTAAACGATTCCAATTAGCAGGACACCGTCCAGTTATCTTAATTGGGGGAGCGACAGGTTCAATCGGTGACCCTTCAGGTAAATCGGAAGAACGCAACCTACAATCTATGGAGCAGGTAGAAGAAAACGCTCGCAAATTAGCTAGCCAAATGGAAAACTTATTCCTGAAAGAAAAAGACGCCGACTTCCGTATGGTCAACAACTACGACTGGACTAAAAACCTGACTTTACTTGATTTCTTACGTAATATTGGGAAACGTTTCAACGTGAATACCATGATCAAAAAAGATATCGTGGCTTCACGATTAGAAACAGGCATCTCATTTACAGAATTCTCATACCAAATCCTTCAATCAATGGACTTCTTACACCTATTTGAAAACGAGGACGTTCGTCTTCAAATCGGTGGGGCCGACCAATGGGGCAACATCACATCAGGTTTAGAATTAATTCGTAAAGAAGCTGGAGCCGACGCAGAAGCCTTTGGATTAACTATTCCATTAATGTTGAAATCGGATGGCACTAAATTCGGTAAAACTGCCGGTGGTGCGATTTGGCTAGACCCAGAAAAAACGTCACCATACGAATTCTACCAATTCTGGTTAAACCAAAACGATGCAGACGTCGTGAAATACTTGAAATACTTTACCTTCTTAAATAAAGAAGAAATCGATGCCCTAGAAGAAAAAGTAGCTACTCAACCAGAAAAACGTGAAGCACAACGTCGGCTAGCAGAAGAAATGACTACTTTTGTTCACGGTCAAACAGGCTTACAAGATGCCCAAACCATCACAGAAGCCTTATTCTCAGGCAATATCCAAGACCTATCAGCCAAACAAATTGAACAAGGTTTCGGTAACATGCCAGGGTCAACAATGCCCAAAGAAGGCAACAATTTAGCCGTTTGGTTAGTAGACGCAGGCGTCGAAGGATCACGTCGTCAATCACGCGAAGACATCAACAACGGCGCCATCTACATCAATGGTCAACGCCTACAAGACGTCGACTACGAAATCTCAGCAGCAGATGCCATCGAAGGCAAATACATCGTCGTTCGTCGCGGTAAGAAAAAATACTTCTTAATTACCATCGAAGGCGCGTAA
- a CDS encoding NAD(P)H-dependent oxidoreductase — protein sequence MTSVIFGGHPEMETSASHQFLYEARPSTVPFIQIERPFTESNVTAYQEAILTSDRWLLQFPLFWYQAPGLVSDFIQEVFNKEFLDTYSKNLKGKEFGVIISVGVPLRQYQAGGREQVTISELLRPFQSFARAIGLDYLPPFVLAQHSYQPEHIQQDNLVRFRQYLELPNQAKFAERNAWLIAQLKDIAGDFDQPLQEQLNLVAEEWAEEMENLGDIEAQLPKTSWR from the coding sequence ATGACAAGCGTGATCTTTGGTGGTCATCCAGAAATGGAGACTTCAGCCTCCCATCAATTCCTATATGAAGCAAGACCAAGTACCGTTCCTTTTATCCAAATTGAACGACCATTCACTGAATCAAATGTGACAGCTTATCAAGAAGCTATCCTAACATCAGATAGATGGCTGCTTCAGTTTCCGTTATTCTGGTATCAAGCACCTGGTTTAGTATCGGATTTTATTCAAGAAGTCTTTAATAAGGAATTTTTAGATACCTATAGTAAAAATTTAAAAGGTAAAGAATTTGGTGTAATCATCTCGGTGGGTGTACCTTTAAGACAGTACCAAGCAGGTGGCCGGGAACAAGTAACCATTTCAGAATTACTTCGTCCTTTCCAATCCTTTGCACGTGCGATTGGCTTAGATTACTTGCCACCATTTGTCCTTGCCCAACATTCCTACCAACCAGAACATATCCAGCAAGACAACTTAGTCCGTTTTAGACAATACCTAGAACTACCAAACCAGGCAAAATTTGCTGAACGAAACGCTTGGCTGATCGCACAGTTAAAAGACATTGCAGGTGATTTTGACCAACCATTACAAGAGCAACTAAATCTTGTTGCTGAAGAATGGGCAGAAGAAATGGAGAATCTAGGCGACATTGAAGCGCAACTACCTAAAACAAGCTGGCGTTAA
- the tnpA gene encoding IS200/IS605 family transposase, which produces MIAKTRTNVYDFNFHLVWVTKYRKEIFTTIEKQNAMQDILTHICDEHDIVIQSLQVMPDRIHMLISFNPKHAASSIVKTLKGKSARLWFKAYPETKAMLWGGHLWTPSYFMATVGSMSKETVKKYIENQLTEYNDGRPRT; this is translated from the coding sequence ATGATTGCGAAAACAAGGACAAATGTCTATGATTTTAATTTCCATTTGGTTTGGGTAACAAAGTATCGTAAAGAAATATTTACAACCATTGAAAAACAAAACGCCATGCAAGATATATTGACACATATTTGTGATGAACATGATATTGTCATCCAATCGCTCCAAGTAATGCCTGACCGTATTCATATGTTGATTTCGTTCAACCCTAAACATGCCGCAAGTAGTATCGTCAAGACACTTAAAGGGAAATCTGCACGTCTATGGTTCAAAGCATATCCAGAAACAAAAGCAATGTTATGGGGTGGCCATTTATGGACACCTAGTTATTTCATGGCAACAGTAGGCAGTATGTCTAAAGAAACGGTCAAAAAGTATATAGAAAATCAATTAACGGAATACAATGACGGTCGCCCTAGAACTTGA
- a CDS encoding RNA-guided endonuclease TnpB family protein, whose product MYQGIECKIYPNEKQRQLIHMTFGHTRFIWNEMLAMLNARYENNPDLQMLSYNALSSLIPQMKKEYPWLREVDSVAVQCSVKRLSETFVRFFKGYSKYPKFKSRKNTRQSYLSTIRGNNIRFNDNQRYIKLPKLGWIKCKSSVLHIENERIKSVTVKYTPSGDYYISLLVTSDNQAMPKTGNVVGVDLGVSDLAITSDGQKYQSQRLHLSYKKQLHYWEKRMARRRLQAKKNGVALADAKNYQQAKRQVARIHQRIKNIRKDYIHKITTDMVKSYDVIVLEDLKTTNMMKNHQLARSIAGQSWRMFRTILEAKCEMYDKTFVAINPYKTSQKCSNCGYDSGKKALNIRHWTCMKCNMHHDRDINAAKNILNIGLEQALVK is encoded by the coding sequence ATGTATCAAGGAATTGAGTGTAAAATCTATCCTAATGAAAAACAGCGTCAGTTAATTCATATGACCTTTGGTCATACCCGATTCATTTGGAACGAAATGTTGGCCATGTTGAATGCGCGGTATGAAAACAATCCTGACCTTCAAATGCTATCTTATAATGCGTTATCCTCTCTTATTCCACAAATGAAGAAGGAATATCCCTGGTTGCGTGAAGTTGATAGCGTAGCTGTTCAATGTAGTGTTAAACGCTTATCCGAAACTTTTGTTCGTTTTTTTAAAGGTTATTCAAAATACCCAAAATTCAAATCAAGGAAGAACACCAGACAGTCGTATTTAAGTACTATACGTGGCAACAACATTCGTTTTAATGATAATCAGCGGTATATCAAATTACCCAAATTAGGTTGGATAAAATGTAAGTCAAGTGTGCTTCATATTGAGAATGAACGCATAAAATCTGTCACCGTAAAATATACACCTAGTGGCGACTACTATATCTCCCTTTTGGTCACAAGCGATAATCAAGCAATGCCCAAAACAGGAAATGTAGTCGGTGTCGATTTAGGTGTAAGTGATTTAGCTATTACGTCTGATGGTCAAAAATATCAAAGTCAGCGACTACATTTGTCTTATAAGAAGCAATTACATTATTGGGAAAAGCGAATGGCCCGTAGACGTTTACAAGCCAAAAAGAACGGTGTAGCTTTAGCGGATGCGAAAAACTACCAGCAAGCCAAACGCCAAGTGGCCCGTATTCATCAACGTATCAAAAACATCCGCAAGGATTACATTCATAAAATCACAACCGATATGGTTAAAAGTTATGACGTTATCGTTCTAGAGGATTTAAAGACGACTAATATGATGAAAAATCATCAATTAGCCCGTTCAATCGCTGGCCAATCCTGGAGGATGTTTAGAACAATCCTAGAGGCAAAGTGCGAAATGTACGATAAGACATTTGTGGCTATTAATCCGTACAAGACGTCCCAAAAATGTTCCAATTGCGGGTATGATAGCGGTAAAAAAGCGTTAAATATACGTCATTGGACTTGTATGAAGTGTAATATGCATCACGATAGAGATATCAACGCAGCTAAAAATATATTAAATATTGGCCTGGAACAGGCCTTAGTTAAATAG
- a CDS encoding AbgT family transporter, with product MEEKQQESRLLRILNAIERVGNKMPSPIMIFIYLSILVILASWVMSMFGVSVVNPIDNSEIAVNNLLTGEYFARMISEAGTNFAGFPALSAVLVIMLGVGMAEKSGYFEAVLTNVVEKAPKQYILLIIIFAGVIANIAGDAGPIVLPPLAALTFLKIGFNPMAGAVLGYVSSLAAFAANVMLGMSDALLFPFTESAAQTILPDIELNVAMNYYFIFASTFVLVPVIYFVLTKISLPQMGEYQPEFAGEKIPAFHNGGSLSDQEIKAVKYANWSLLATIVIIAVLALMPNSFLANAETGSLISGSPFMDGITVLMTIMFFVPGFVYGKMTGQVKDSHDLSRMLSSSMADMGSFIVIIFFSSQMMAYFSWSNMGTVIAISGAALLESANGIALIIGFILLSMFVDFFIGSASAKWAILAPIFVPMFMLLGYHPSFTQMLYRIGDGIINPLTPMQAYIPVVLAVLYKYDKRSGLGTLMSNVLPYSVAIGIVWIIMAVIWYLIGIPVGPNSPVLL from the coding sequence GTGGAAGAAAAACAACAAGAATCACGGTTACTCCGTATTCTTAATGCAATTGAACGTGTAGGGAACAAAATGCCTTCACCAATTATGATCTTCATTTACCTGAGTATCCTAGTCATTCTAGCATCATGGGTAATGAGTATGTTTGGTGTATCGGTTGTCAATCCGATAGATAATTCAGAGATTGCAGTAAATAACTTGCTAACTGGTGAATACTTTGCCCGCATGATATCAGAAGCAGGGACAAACTTTGCCGGATTCCCAGCCTTGTCAGCCGTGTTAGTTATTATGCTTGGTGTAGGTATGGCTGAGAAATCAGGTTACTTTGAAGCCGTTTTAACTAACGTAGTGGAGAAAGCGCCCAAGCAATACATCTTGCTGATCATCATTTTTGCAGGGGTAATTGCCAACATCGCTGGGGACGCTGGTCCAATCGTATTGCCACCGTTAGCAGCCTTAACCTTCTTGAAAATTGGTTTTAACCCAATGGCCGGTGCAGTTCTAGGTTATGTATCATCACTTGCAGCCTTTGCGGCCAACGTGATGTTGGGGATGTCTGATGCCTTATTATTCCCCTTTACAGAATCAGCAGCACAGACTATTTTGCCAGATATTGAACTAAACGTTGCGATGAACTACTATTTCATCTTCGCTTCAACATTTGTATTAGTACCAGTGATTTACTTCGTACTGACTAAAATTTCATTACCACAAATGGGTGAGTACCAACCTGAATTTGCCGGCGAGAAAATACCAGCATTTCACAATGGTGGGTCATTATCAGACCAAGAAATCAAAGCAGTCAAATATGCAAACTGGTCATTACTAGCGACAATCGTTATTATTGCAGTTTTAGCCTTGATGCCAAATTCATTCTTAGCAAATGCTGAAACAGGTTCGTTAATTTCTGGTTCACCATTTATGGATGGTATCACAGTCTTGATGACAATTATGTTCTTCGTACCAGGTTTCGTATATGGTAAGATGACCGGCCAAGTCAAAGATTCACACGACTTGTCTCGGATGTTATCTTCATCAATGGCTGATATGGGTAGCTTCATCGTCATCATCTTCTTCTCAAGTCAAATGATGGCATATTTCTCATGGTCTAACATGGGGACAGTCATTGCGATTTCAGGAGCAGCCTTACTAGAAAGCGCCAATGGTATCGCCTTAATCATCGGATTTATTTTATTATCAATGTTCGTTGATTTCTTTATTGGCTCAGCTTCGGCAAAATGGGCAATCCTGGCACCAATCTTTGTCCCAATGTTCATGCTATTAGGTTACCACCCATCATTCACCCAAATGCTTTACCGTATTGGTGATGGGATTATTAACCCGTTAACACCAATGCAAGCTTACATTCCGGTAGTTCTAGCAGTATTATACAAATACGACAAGCGTTCTGGTTTAGGAACTTTAATGTCTAACGTATTACCTTACTCAGTAGCCATCGGTATTGTGTGGATTATTATGGCAGTCATCTGGTACCTAATTGGCATACCAGTTGGACCAAATTCACCAGTTTTATTATGA
- a CDS encoding cyclodeaminase/cyclohydrolase family protein, producing MEMYTYIEALASSQSAPGGGSAAAYAGTMGAALGNMVLNITIEKQKGADLDLLTGLVNQMTSHQEALFALVQGDEDASNQLFGAFKLPKATDQEKADRLQAIQAGLKIATEVPLEIMDHATQALEIMTQVASLGRKSVMADVTVGTTMLKTAIQAANENVEENVLLLKDENLQATLGAKGKDLIQRSEAAIQTITETVASR from the coding sequence ATGGAAATGTATACTTATATCGAAGCATTAGCCTCAAGCCAATCAGCACCAGGGGGCGGGTCAGCAGCAGCATACGCCGGCACAATGGGCGCTGCCTTAGGTAACATGGTCCTAAATATTACTATTGAAAAGCAAAAAGGGGCGGACCTTGATTTGCTGACGGGTCTAGTCAATCAAATGACTAGCCATCAAGAAGCACTGTTCGCTTTGGTGCAAGGGGATGAAGACGCATCAAACCAACTATTCGGTGCATTCAAATTGCCAAAAGCTACTGACCAAGAAAAGGCTGACCGCCTACAAGCGATTCAAGCGGGCTTAAAAATTGCCACAGAAGTGCCATTGGAAATCATGGACCACGCAACACAAGCCTTAGAAATCATGACTCAAGTCGCAAGCCTAGGACGCAAGTCAGTCATGGCCGATGTTACCGTTGGGACAACTATGCTGAAAACGGCTATCCAAGCAGCCAACGAAAATGTTGAAGAAAACGTCTTATTATTAAAGGATGAAAACCTACAAGCAACATTAGGTGCCAAAGGAAAAGACTTGATTCAAAGAAGTGAAGCCGCAATTCAAACAATCACAGAAACGGTGGCTAGCCGTTAA
- a CDS encoding DUF554 domain-containing protein: MTAVALVVIFIGIQGALETDNLIVMVLSLVMGTLIGETVDFDGKLNHFALKLQERVADEGESTFQEAFVSATLFVVVGAMAIIGSLQSGLFLDHTTMYAKSILDFVFVFVLSSTLGIGSAFAAIPLFIYEAALSLLSASIAPLLGDVVTSEIGAVGSLIIMGLGFNLLQITDIKVMNIAPSMFVPIVLIPLFNLF, from the coding sequence ATGACAGCTGTCGCCTTGGTCGTTATATTTATTGGTATCCAAGGTGCCCTTGAAACAGACAATCTAATCGTCATGGTGCTGTCCTTAGTGATGGGGACTCTAATCGGTGAAACAGTTGACTTCGACGGGAAATTGAACCATTTTGCCCTAAAACTCCAAGAAAGAGTAGCTGACGAAGGTGAATCTACCTTTCAAGAAGCCTTTGTATCGGCCACCTTATTCGTTGTAGTCGGCGCAATGGCGATCATTGGGTCCCTGCAGTCTGGTTTATTCCTAGACCACACCACCATGTACGCCAAATCTATCTTAGACTTTGTGTTTGTCTTTGTCTTGTCGTCAACTCTTGGAATTGGGTCAGCCTTTGCCGCTATCCCATTATTTATTTATGAAGCAGCCTTATCGTTACTATCCGCATCCATCGCGCCCTTATTAGGAGACGTCGTAACCTCAGAAATCGGTGCAGTAGGGTCCCTCATTATTATGGGCTTAGGCTTCAATCTCTTACAAATTACTGACATTAAGGTCATGAACATCGCACCATCCATGTTCGTACCAATCGTTTTAATTCCACTATTCAACTTGTTTTAA
- the glnA gene encoding type I glutamate--ammonia ligase, whose translation MFMRTWTREAIFEDVKEKNVHFIRLAFSDVNGILKNVEIPVSQLDKALDNEMAFDGSSIDGFVRIEEADMKLHPDLNTWTVFPWGSDDRKVAILICDIYTTDGEPFAGDPRGNLKRMVEKLDDLGFSAFNLGPEPEFFLFKLAEDGNPTTRVNDVGGYFDVAPVDLGENCRREIVLVLEDLGFEIEASHHEVAIGQHEIDFKYTDVVDACDKIQLFKLIVKTVARKYNLHATFMPKPIYGINGSGMHCNMSLFKGSENVFFDADSETQLSETAMQFIAGVLEHAKAITAVANPIVNSYKRLVSGYEAPVNIAWSARNRSPLIRIPAARGKSTRVELRSVDPAANPYLALAAILGAGLKGIEDETVAPAPISRNVYKMTADELVNGGIDKLPSSLSRALDELEIDNVVQDALGAHITANFISSKRIECQEYLHQVTDWELNTYLEQY comes from the coding sequence ATTTTTATGCGAACATGGACTAGAGAAGCAATTTTTGAAGACGTAAAAGAGAAAAATGTACATTTTATTCGTCTAGCATTTTCAGATGTTAACGGAATTTTGAAAAATGTTGAAATCCCTGTTTCACAGCTAGACAAAGCTTTAGATAACGAAATGGCCTTTGATGGTTCTTCTATTGATGGATTTGTCCGTATCGAAGAAGCTGATATGAAGCTACACCCAGACTTGAATACTTGGACTGTTTTCCCTTGGGGTTCTGATGACAGAAAAGTTGCCATCTTGATTTGTGATATTTATACAACTGATGGTGAGCCATTTGCAGGTGATCCTCGTGGTAACTTAAAACGTATGGTAGAAAAATTAGATGATTTAGGTTTTTCTGCTTTCAACTTAGGTCCTGAGCCAGAATTCTTCTTGTTCAAACTTGCAGAAGACGGCAACCCAACGACTCGCGTAAATGATGTTGGTGGTTACTTTGACGTGGCTCCTGTTGATTTAGGTGAAAACTGTCGACGTGAAATCGTATTGGTACTTGAAGATCTTGGTTTTGAAATAGAAGCTTCTCACCATGAGGTTGCGATCGGCCAACACGAAATCGACTTTAAATACACTGATGTTGTAGATGCTTGCGATAAGATTCAATTATTTAAGTTAATCGTTAAAACTGTTGCGCGTAAATACAACTTGCATGCTACTTTCATGCCAAAACCTATTTACGGTATCAATGGTTCTGGTATGCACTGTAACATGTCTTTATTCAAGGGAAGCGAAAACGTCTTCTTTGATGCAGATTCTGAAACTCAATTATCTGAAACAGCTATGCAATTTATCGCTGGTGTCTTAGAACATGCTAAAGCCATCACTGCAGTTGCTAACCCAATTGTAAACTCATACAAGCGTTTAGTTTCAGGCTATGAAGCACCCGTAAACATTGCTTGGTCTGCACGTAACCGTTCACCACTAATCCGTATCCCAGCAGCTCGCGGGAAATCAACTCGTGTTGAATTACGTTCAGTTGACCCAGCTGCTAACCCTTACTTAGCACTTGCAGCTATCTTAGGTGCTGGTCTTAAAGGTATCGAAGACGAAACAGTTGCACCTGCACCAATTTCTCGTAACGTATACAAAATGACTGCTGATGAATTAGTTAACGGTGGCATTGATAAATTACCTAGCTCTCTATCTCGCGCTTTAGACGAATTAGAAATCGACAACGTTGTACAAGACGCTTTAGGTGCACACATCACTGCAAACTTTATTTCAAGCAAGCGTATTGAATGCCAAGAATACTTACACCAAGTAACTGACTGGGAATTGAATACATACTTAGAACAATACTAA
- a CDS encoding DUF975 family protein — translation MRRNLKVKAKETLSQNIGWFVLFTIIYWAIVWIIGTVPTAVSFVLFPISILIMIIEIVFIAGAEMAYLRSLMVKNNQRPIRIHRDIIGPIMRDSIKFTWAGFLRGFYLLMWSLLLFFPAVYKGIGYALTDYLIVDFPILTASEAITESRRMMRGRKWRFIWLNLRFIGWYLLIPFTLGLAYFYVKPYHTLALINFYEEALDETGYPEKVSRLRQARKHRTKEVLVEEDEYTPSSNRNAKKQGNTYRGFTRKEKPSTYKTNHSFVVDKYTDDKNWNDF, via the coding sequence TTGCGAAGAAATTTAAAAGTAAAAGCTAAAGAGACGCTAAGCCAAAATATAGGTTGGTTTGTCTTATTTACCATTATTTATTGGGCAATCGTATGGATAATTGGGACCGTACCAACTGCAGTATCCTTCGTCCTTTTCCCCATCAGCATTCTGATTATGATTATCGAGATCGTTTTTATTGCCGGAGCTGAAATGGCTTATCTACGGTCATTGATGGTGAAGAATAACCAACGACCGATACGAATCCACCGTGACATTATTGGGCCCATTATGCGCGATTCAATTAAATTCACTTGGGCAGGATTCCTACGTGGTTTTTACCTACTCATGTGGTCATTATTGTTGTTTTTCCCAGCGGTTTATAAAGGTATTGGATATGCATTGACCGATTATTTAATCGTCGACTTCCCAATCCTAACAGCATCTGAAGCCATCACAGAATCTCGCCGGATGATGCGCGGCCGGAAATGGCGATTTATCTGGCTAAACCTACGCTTTATCGGATGGTACCTATTGATTCCATTCACGCTAGGATTAGCCTACTTCTACGTCAAACCCTACCACACCCTAGCCTTAATCAACTTCTACGAAGAAGCATTAGATGAAACTGGCTACCCGGAAAAAGTATCCCGACTAAGACAAGCTAGAAAGCACCGGACCAAAGAAGTCCTTGTAGAAGAAGACGAGTACACGCCGAGTTCAAACCGCAATGCCAAAAAACAAGGCAACACATACCGTGGATTTACAAGAAAAGAAAAACCGTCCACATACAAAACCAATCACAGTTTTGTGGTTGACAAGTATACAGACGATAAAAACTGGAACGACTTTTAA
- a CDS encoding zinc metallopeptidase → MFFPMMFDWTYILIIIGAVIASIASANVNRTFNKYSKYATAKGMTGTQVAEYILEYSGITNVRVERISGNLTDHYDPSNKVLRLSDATANSKSIAAIGVAAHECGHAVQDAQGYFMMTLRQKIVPAVNIGSKMSWPILILGAIAGYNETLINIGIILFSLTLLFQLVTLPVEFDASKRALQIMEDGHILTAKELPYARKTLNAAAMTYVASAIAGALSLLRVLILFGGRSRD, encoded by the coding sequence ATGTTTTTCCCCATGATGTTTGACTGGACTTATATCTTAATTATTATTGGTGCTGTAATCGCGTCCATCGCAAGTGCCAACGTAAATCGCACATTTAATAAATATAGTAAATATGCCACTGCAAAAGGGATGACCGGTACCCAAGTTGCCGAATACATCCTAGAATATTCAGGTATTACCAATGTTCGAGTTGAACGTATTTCCGGTAACTTAACTGACCACTATGATCCAAGCAATAAAGTATTGCGTTTATCTGACGCCACAGCAAATTCAAAATCGATTGCTGCTATCGGCGTTGCAGCCCACGAGTGTGGTCACGCGGTTCAAGATGCCCAAGGTTATTTCATGATGACCCTACGTCAAAAGATTGTACCCGCTGTCAATATCGGTTCAAAAATGTCTTGGCCAATCTTAATCCTAGGTGCCATCGCGGGCTATAACGAGACCCTTATCAACATTGGGATTATCTTGTTCTCTTTAACCTTACTTTTCCAACTAGTGACCTTACCAGTCGAATTTGACGCCTCTAAACGTGCGCTACAAATTATGGAAGATGGGCATATTTTAACAGCCAAAGAATTACCATATGCTCGTAAAACCTTGAACGCTGCAGCTATGACTTACGTCGCTTCAGCTATCGCAGGTGCCTTGTCATTACTACGTGTCTTGATTTTATTTGGTGGTCGTTCTCGCGACTAA
- a CDS encoding alpha/beta hydrolase fold domain-containing protein: MSKQDNNRIWRLGLAAAATGVGYVYHAMSQERSVRSKVIQDGMRIKREANRLTPANSKKQATEDLAKRSINHENLFFITRDHASEIHRGKKGVIVELTDIDTEPVLDSQDTPTKNDKPWIIYFHGGSGIHTLQEREWAFVRKIANRFEDEANVSIPLLRSFANYDLRAEAGRITALIEEIADKKGRSLENVYFLASDTGAIPALLVADRMDQIGQPVKRVILLSPWLNTSFDDVNINPNDVQFDATKVNALKTIWRDKNPALNYAKMPIDSMPAVDFINGSDDSHACDGRWLHRRLRVHNHTSNYYQFDYMHHEFYLNNLPESQEVIDIIHQQIMTP; encoded by the coding sequence ATGAGTAAGCAGGACAATAACCGAATTTGGCGACTAGGGTTAGCAGCTGCTGCAACAGGCGTCGGCTATGTTTATCATGCCATGAGTCAAGAGCGATCGGTGCGCAGCAAGGTGATACAAGATGGTATGAGGATTAAGCGGGAAGCTAATCGATTAACCCCTGCCAATAGCAAGAAACAGGCAACTGAAGACCTAGCTAAAAGGAGCATTAACCACGAAAACTTATTTTTTATTACCCGGGACCATGCTTCAGAGATTCACCGTGGCAAAAAGGGTGTCATCGTCGAGCTGACGGATATTGATACGGAACCGGTATTGGACTCACAAGACACGCCTACAAAGAATGACAAGCCCTGGATTATTTATTTTCATGGCGGTAGCGGGATTCATACCTTACAAGAGCGTGAATGGGCCTTCGTCCGAAAAATAGCTAACCGCTTTGAAGATGAGGCGAATGTATCAATTCCCTTGCTGCGGTCATTCGCTAATTATGACTTACGCGCTGAAGCCGGGCGGATTACAGCTCTAATAGAAGAAATCGCTGACAAAAAGGGACGGTCACTAGAAAATGTCTACTTCCTCGCTTCTGATACAGGTGCGATTCCAGCCTTATTGGTTGCGGACCGGATGGACCAAATCGGCCAGCCTGTGAAACGAGTGATTTTACTGTCACCATGGCTAAATACTAGTTTTGATGACGTCAACATCAACCCGAATGATGTGCAATTTGACGCCACCAAGGTCAATGCCTTAAAAACGATCTGGCGGGATAAAAACCCTGCCTTGAACTATGCCAAAATGCCAATTGACTCAATGCCAGCAGTTGATTTCATTAACGGATCGGATGACAGCCACGCCTGCGACGGCCGTTGGTTGCACCGTCGATTACGTGTCCATAATCATACCAGTAACTACTACCAGTTTGATTACATGCACCATGAATTCTACCTGAACAACCTACCAGAAAGTCAGGAAGTTATCGACATCATCCACCAACAAATCATGACCCCCTAA